From the genome of Impatiens glandulifera chromosome 9, dImpGla2.1, whole genome shotgun sequence, one region includes:
- the LOC124914360 gene encoding protein PLASTID TRANSCRIPTIONALLY ACTIVE 12, chloroplastic isoform X2, protein MASLSPTLLYQDRGLRITAAGDVLVAKKSPFHPFQISFAGSFAAPIWKSRIGLRKKSKTTLSYPCIKCENSENKENEENKENAEKKEPSIKHVTVERFPYYSYLDSTSGQLEPASGARASIPGQDYWPEGTASRVRAANAPEPSGVPSGSSSFGKKPGSRRKKYNSPASSDSSEVSVVTSDELELVDDGSEESKDVSSDYVVYETEQVKENLTEYELNKKLGLPHPFIDPKVKKPIEEALTSDELWWNWRKPDKEQWSRWQRRRPDSETVFLKAMAETGQIKLYGETPTLTETSLYRARRHIFKEERLQAEQERLERIGPLAFYSEWVKAWKRDTSREAVQKHFEETGEDENTQLIEMLSHQTDREYRIMMGTDIRIKRDPLAMRMREDQIKEIWGGDPVYPTINYIQDPDEVIDFRGPDFHEPTPNMLSYLKEHGKIISRDELDQILANEKTEELEVADMDEALAQAIDIGENDDEAGDSEAEEEEEEEKISRNWSVLKTTPQPNKSKPKKDDMSLEEAVVDSENLTDFLLDFDESDQ, encoded by the exons ATGGCGTCTTTATCTCCAACTTTGTTGTATCAAG ATCGAGGTTTGAGAATTACGGCTGCCGGAGATGTTCTTGTCGCTAAGAAATCCCCTTTCCATCCTTTTCAG ATATCATTTGCAGGTTCATTTGCAGCACCCATATGGAAATCAAGAATTGGGTTGcgtaaaaaatcaaaaacaacTCTTTCATATCCTTGTATAAAGTGTGAGAATTCAGAGAATAAGGAAAACGAAGAGAATAAAGAAAACGCAGAAAAGAAAGAACCTTCCATCAAGCATGTAACTGTTGAGCGGTTTCCATATTACAGTTACTTGGATTCAACATCCGGGCAGCTTGAACCTGCCTCTGGCGCTCGTGCAAGTATCCCCGGCCAAGATTATTGGCCTGAGGGAACAGCCAGTCGAGTCAGAGCTGCCAATGCTCCTGAACCAAGTGGAGTACCGTCAGGATCTTCATCTTTTGGTAAGAAACCAGGAAGTAGGAGAAAGAAATACAATTCACCAGCTTCTTCCGATTCTTCGGAAGTAAGTGTAGTCACAAGTGATGAGTTAGAGTTGGTTGACGATGGATCTGAAGAATCCAAAGATGTATCATCTGATTATGTTGTCTATGAGACAGAACAAGTGAAAGAGAACTTAACTGAATACGAGTTAAACAAGAAACTTGGTCTTCCTCACCCATTTATTGATCCTAAAGTGAAGAAACCAATAGAGGAGGCTCTCACTAGCGATGAACTATGGTGGAACTGGAGAAAACCAGACAAGGAACAATGGTCCAGATGGCAGAGACGACGCCCCGATAGCGAAACTGTGTTTCTTAAAGCTATGGCTGAGACTGGTCAGATAAAGCTTTATGGTGAAACTCCAACTTTAACAGAGACATCTCTTTACAGAGCTAGACGTCATATTTTCAAAGAGGAGAGACTACAGGCTGAGCAGGAGAGATTGGAAAGAATAGGTCCACTTGCATTCTACTCAGAATGGGTAAAAGCTTGGAAGAGGGACACTTCACGTGAAGCTGTTCAAAAACATTTCGAGGAGACTGGTGAAGATGAAAACACACAGTTAATCGAAATGTTATCTCATCAAACCGATAGAGAGTATAGGATAATGATGGGAACTGATATTCGAATAAAAAGGGATCCTTTGGCTATGAGAATGCGGGAGGATCAGATCAAAGAAA TTTGGGGTGGAGATCCGGTGTATCCAACTATCAATTATATCCAAGATCCAGATGAGGTGATTGATTTCAGGGGTCCAGATTTTCATGAACCAACCCCGAATATGTTGTCTTATCTGAAAGAG CATGGGAAGATAATATCAAGAGATGAGCTTGATCAGATCTTGGCCAACGAGAAAACTGAAGAGCTTGAG GTAGCTGACATGGATGAGGCATTGGCTCAAGCAATTGATATTGGGGAAAATGAT GACGAAGCAGGGGACAGTGAAgccgaggaagaagaagaggaagagaaaatATCGCGAAATTGGAGTGTTCTGAAGACTACTCCCCAGCCAAACAAATCCAAG CCGAAGAAAGATGACATGTCTCTAGAAGAAGCTGTTGTGGATTCAGAAAACTTAACCGATTTCCTCCTTGACTTCGATGAAAGCGACCAATAA
- the LOC124914360 gene encoding protein PLASTID TRANSCRIPTIONALLY ACTIVE 12, chloroplastic isoform X1 produces the protein MASLSPTLLYQDRGLRITAAGDVLVAKKSPFHPFQISFAGSFAAPIWKSRIGLRKKSKTTLSYPCIKCENSENKENEENKENAEKKEPSIKHVTVERFPYYSYLDSTSGQLEPASGARASIPGQDYWPEGTASRVRAANAPEPSGVPSGSSSFGKKPGSRRKKYNSPASSDSSEVSVVTSDELELVDDGSEESKDVSSDYVVYETEQVKENLTEYELNKKLGLPHPFIDPKVKKPIEEALTSDELWWNWRKPDKEQWSRWQRRRPDSETVFLKAMAETGQIKLYGETPTLTETSLYRARRHIFKEERLQAEQERLERIGPLAFYSEWVKAWKRDTSREAVQKHFEETGEDENTQLIEMLSHQTDREYRIMMGTDIRIKRDPLAMRMREDQIKEIWGGDPVYPTINYIQDPDEVIDFRGPDFHEPTPNMLSYLKEHGKIISRDELDQILANEKTEELEVADMDEALAQAIDIGENDDEAGDSEAEEEEEEEKISRNWSVLKTTPQPNKSKVGKPKKDDMSLEEAVVDSENLTDFLLDFDESDQ, from the exons ATGGCGTCTTTATCTCCAACTTTGTTGTATCAAG ATCGAGGTTTGAGAATTACGGCTGCCGGAGATGTTCTTGTCGCTAAGAAATCCCCTTTCCATCCTTTTCAG ATATCATTTGCAGGTTCATTTGCAGCACCCATATGGAAATCAAGAATTGGGTTGcgtaaaaaatcaaaaacaacTCTTTCATATCCTTGTATAAAGTGTGAGAATTCAGAGAATAAGGAAAACGAAGAGAATAAAGAAAACGCAGAAAAGAAAGAACCTTCCATCAAGCATGTAACTGTTGAGCGGTTTCCATATTACAGTTACTTGGATTCAACATCCGGGCAGCTTGAACCTGCCTCTGGCGCTCGTGCAAGTATCCCCGGCCAAGATTATTGGCCTGAGGGAACAGCCAGTCGAGTCAGAGCTGCCAATGCTCCTGAACCAAGTGGAGTACCGTCAGGATCTTCATCTTTTGGTAAGAAACCAGGAAGTAGGAGAAAGAAATACAATTCACCAGCTTCTTCCGATTCTTCGGAAGTAAGTGTAGTCACAAGTGATGAGTTAGAGTTGGTTGACGATGGATCTGAAGAATCCAAAGATGTATCATCTGATTATGTTGTCTATGAGACAGAACAAGTGAAAGAGAACTTAACTGAATACGAGTTAAACAAGAAACTTGGTCTTCCTCACCCATTTATTGATCCTAAAGTGAAGAAACCAATAGAGGAGGCTCTCACTAGCGATGAACTATGGTGGAACTGGAGAAAACCAGACAAGGAACAATGGTCCAGATGGCAGAGACGACGCCCCGATAGCGAAACTGTGTTTCTTAAAGCTATGGCTGAGACTGGTCAGATAAAGCTTTATGGTGAAACTCCAACTTTAACAGAGACATCTCTTTACAGAGCTAGACGTCATATTTTCAAAGAGGAGAGACTACAGGCTGAGCAGGAGAGATTGGAAAGAATAGGTCCACTTGCATTCTACTCAGAATGGGTAAAAGCTTGGAAGAGGGACACTTCACGTGAAGCTGTTCAAAAACATTTCGAGGAGACTGGTGAAGATGAAAACACACAGTTAATCGAAATGTTATCTCATCAAACCGATAGAGAGTATAGGATAATGATGGGAACTGATATTCGAATAAAAAGGGATCCTTTGGCTATGAGAATGCGGGAGGATCAGATCAAAGAAA TTTGGGGTGGAGATCCGGTGTATCCAACTATCAATTATATCCAAGATCCAGATGAGGTGATTGATTTCAGGGGTCCAGATTTTCATGAACCAACCCCGAATATGTTGTCTTATCTGAAAGAG CATGGGAAGATAATATCAAGAGATGAGCTTGATCAGATCTTGGCCAACGAGAAAACTGAAGAGCTTGAG GTAGCTGACATGGATGAGGCATTGGCTCAAGCAATTGATATTGGGGAAAATGAT GACGAAGCAGGGGACAGTGAAgccgaggaagaagaagaggaagagaaaatATCGCGAAATTGGAGTGTTCTGAAGACTACTCCCCAGCCAAACAAATCCAAG GTGGGTAAGCCGAAGAAAGATGACATGTCTCTAGAAGAAGCTGTTGTGGATTCAGAAAACTTAACCGATTTCCTCCTTGACTTCGATGAAAGCGACCAATAA
- the LOC124915351 gene encoding CSC1-like protein ERD4 encodes MDLSSFLTSLLTSFVIFLFLMLLFTWLSRKQGNAVIYYPNRILKSMDPWEGGSRTRNPFAWIREAISSSEQDIISMSGVDSAVYLVFLNTAMRIFVSSGVVLLPLLLPIAATDRSSKSTGASTSNGTFKQLDNLSMGHVGEKSTRLWAYVVAEYWVSLVTYLLLWKAYKHVSALRASALMSPQVRSEQFAVLVRDIPPPSQGQSRKEQVDSFFTDIYPRTYYRSMVITDNKKVNEIWEEIQSFKKKLARAQVVYTNTGTRPKNKTGFLGLFGERVDSIEYYTEKVNELTPKLEEEQKLTLREKQQCSSVVFFNNRVSAACAAQSVHATMVDTWTVMAAPEPRQLIWPNLPMNFYKRQVRQYIVYFVVALTILFYMIPIGFVSAVTTLSNLEKYLPFLKPVVEQNVVKTVLEAYLPQLALMIFLALLPKFLLMLSKAEGLPCESHAVRAASGKYFYFTILNVFIGVTIGSTLFDTFKDIEKNPDSIVSVLARSLPSQATFFLTYVALKFFAGYGLELARIVPLIVFHLKKKYLCKTEDEIREAWTPGDLGYSTRVPNDMLILTIVLCYSVIAPIMIPFGAVYFALGWLILRNQVLKVYVPSYESYGRMWPHIQARVLAALFLYQLTMLGYFILKKFKSAAVLIPPLILTLIFGFVCSHKFYGFFKDPALQVACRELKDNPNMEVIFESYIPPSLVVEKLPDEDQLDDAISRVSRSVSLI; translated from the exons ATGGATTTAAGTTCTTTTTTGACGTCCTTATTGACGTCCTTCGTCATATTCTTGTTCTTGATGCTTCTCTTCACATGGCTCTCACGTAAGCAGGGAAACGCTGTCATTTACTACCCTAACCGGATCCTGAAAAGTATGGATCCATGGGAAGGTGGGTCCAGAACCAGGAACCCTTTTGCTTGGATCCGAGAAGCCATTTCTTCCTCAGAACAGGACATCATCTCCATGTCCGGTGTTGACTCCGCCGTCTACCTCGTCTTCCTCAACACCG CGATGAGAATCTTCGTCTCCTCCGGGGTGGTCCTACtgcctcttcttcttccaattGCCGCCACTGATAGGAGTTCAAAATCGACAGGCGCAAGCACCAGCAATGGAACATTCAAACAACTCGACAACCTCTCCATGGGACATGTCGGA GAAAAGAGCACGAGGCTATGGGCTTACGTTGTGGCAGAATATTGGGTTTCTCTGGTAACATATCTTCTTCTATGGAAGGCCTACAAACACGTTTCCGCCCTTAGAGCGTCGGCCCTAATGTCACCCCAAGTTAGATCCGAGCAATTTGCTGTCCTTGTTAGAGATATACCACCTCCTTCCCAAGGCCAATCCCGAAAGGAACAAGTCGACTCCTTCTTCACCGACATCTACCCTCGTACCTATTATAGATCAATGGTCATAACCGACAACAAAAAG GTCAATGAAATATGGGAAGAGATACAATCTTTTAAAAAGAAGCTGGCTCGTGCCCAAGTAGTTTACACGAATACAGGAACCAGGCCGAAGAACAAAACCGGCTTCCTCGGACTTTTCGGGGAAAGAGTAGACTCCATAGAGTATTACACCGAGAAAGTTAACGAACTAACACCTAAACTCGAGGAGGAACAGAAATTGACACTCAGGGAGAAACAACAATGTTCTTCGGTCGTGTTTTTCAACAACAGGGTATCCGCGGCTTGCGCTGCCCAGAGTGTGCACGCCACCATGGTCGATACTTGGACGGTTATGGCCGCTCCAGAGCCCCGACAGCTTATTTGGCCTAACCTTCCCATGAATTTCTACAAGAGGCAGGTCCGGCAGTATATTGTTTACTTTGTGGTGGCGTTGACGATACTCTTTTACATGATCCCTATTGGATTTGTGTCTGCGGTCACGACACTAAGCAATTTGGAGAAGTATCTGCCGTTTTTAAAGCCAGTTGTTGAGCAGAATGTGGTTAAGACTGTCTTGGAGGCGTATCTTCCTCAGCTTGCTCTTATGATATTCTTGGCTCTATTGCCTAAGTTCCTTTTGATGCTATCGAAAGCCGAGGGATTGCCTTGCGAGAGTCATGCGGTTAGGGCTGCCTCAGGGAAGTACTTTTACTTCACCATCTTGAACGTGTTCATTGGCGTTACGATAGGATCTACcctttttgatacgtttaaggATATTGAGAAGAATCCGGATTCGATTGTTAGTGTTCTTGCGAGAAGTCTTCCGTCTCAAGCCACTTTCTTCCTCACTTACGTCGCGTTGAA GTTCTTTGCGGGATATGGTCTAGAATTGGCGCGAATAGTTCCTTTAATCGTGTTCCATTTGAAGAAGAAATACCTTTGCAAGACGGAAGATGAGATTCGAGAAGCATGGACGCCAGGAGATCTAGGCTATTCAACTAGGGTCCCGAACGATATGCTCATCTTAACCATTGTCCTTTGCTACTCCGTCATAGCTCCAATTATGATCCCGTTTGGCGCAGTTTACTTTGCTCTCGGTTGGCTAATTCTCCGAAACCAAGTTCTAAAGGTTTACGTTCCATCTTACGAGAGCTACGGGAGAATGTGGCCACACATACAAGCCCGGGTGCTGGCAGCATTGTTTTTATACCAACTTACAATGCTTGGATACTTTATCTTGAAAAAGTTCAAAAGTGCGGCAGTATTAATCCCGCCTCTAATCCTCACTTTGATATTCGGCTTCGTATGTAGTCACAAATTCTATGGGTTCTTCAAGGACCCGGCATTACAAGTGGCTTGTAGGGAGCTCAAAGACAATCCTAACATGGAAGTCATTTTCGAATCCTATATCCCGCCTAGCTTGGTTGTCGAAAAGTTGCCTGATGAAGATCAGTTGGACGACGCCATTTCACGAGTGTCTAGGTCCGTTTCGCTCATCTAG
- the LOC124914816 gene encoding protein kinase PINOID-like, whose translation MLESDSETLRSSQSSMSSDYSCPSFSRLSFDAVADLDQQHSLEKRQLLKPHRSSDSTWKAIRSAAFRRKSGLSFRDFRLLRQIGAGDIGKVYLCSLRDEEEERCVYAMKVVDREVLAKKKKTERAETEKKILRMLDHPFLPTLHAEFEAAHFSCVVMEFCSGGDLHSLRHKQPQKRFSLNSARFYAAEVLVALEYLHMLGIIYRDLKPENVLVRSDGHIMLSDFDLSLRSDSIPAVQLHHSSPAKHPSPLSCMFTRFTRSKKKVQTTVTTNRQFVAEPVEARSLSFVGTHEYIAPEVAAGKSHGNGVDWWALGIFIYEMMYGQAPFTGETNESTLRNIVKMPLEFPTKLAANADERYARELISGLLAKDPEKRLGSKRGAAEVKTHPFFRGLNFALIRSLSPPEIPGMKRREKGSISLRQRSLKQSSSSSSKRFDFF comes from the exons GACAGCTGTTGAAACCTCATCGTTCGTCTGACTCAACATGGAAGGCGATTAGGTCCGCCGCGTTCCGTCGGAAGTCCGGCCTGAGCTTCCGTGATTTCCGTCTTCTCCGTCAGATCGGTGCCGGAGACATCGGGAAAGTGTATCTCTGCTCCCTCCGTGACGAGGAGGAGGAGAGATGTGTGTATGCGATGAAGGTCGTGGATCGGGAGGTGCtggcgaagaagaagaagacggaAAGAGCGGAGACGGAGAAGAAGATCTTGAGGATGCTGGATCATCCGTTTCTTCCTACACTCCATGCGGAATTCGAGGCGGCACACTTCTCTTGTGTGGTGATGGAGTTCTGCTCCGGCGGCGATCTTCATAGTCTCAGGCACAAACAACCTCAGAAACGGTTTTCATTGAACTCCGCGAG GTTTTATGCTGCTGAGGTTCTTGTAGCTTTGGAGTACCTTCACATGCTAGGAATCATATACAGAGACCTGAAACCCGAAAACGTCTTAGTCAGATCAGACGGTCACATCATGCTTTCTGATTTCGACCTTTCTCTTCGTTCTGATTCAATCCCAGCCGTTCAACTTCACCATTCTTCTCCGGCCAAACACCCTTCACCGCTCTCATGCATGTTCACCCGTTTCACCCGGTCTAAGAAGAAGGTTCAAACAACAGTGACTACAAACCGTCAGTTCGTGGCCGAGCCTGTAGAGGCCAGGTCTCTCTCCTTTGTTGGGACACATGAGTACATCGCGCCGGAGGTTGCTGCCGGAAAGTCCCATGGGAACGGCGTAGATTGGTGGGCACTGGGGATATTCATATACGAGATGATGTATGGACAGGCGCCGTTCACCGGAGAGACCAATGAGTCTACTCTTAGGAACATTGTGAAGATGCCGTTGGAATTTCCGACCAAATTGGCTGCAAATGCGGATGAGAGATATGCCCGGGAGTTGATATCTGGATTGTTGGCTAAGGACCCAGAGAAGCGGTTGGGGTCGAAACGTGGGGCGGCGGAGGTGAAAACTCATCCATTCTTTAGGGGGCTAAACTTTGCCCTTATACGGTCTCTCTCGCCGCCGGAGATACCCGGAATGAAGAGAAGGGAGAAAGGGTCAATATCGTTGAGGCAAAGGAGTCTAAAGCAGTCGTCGTCTTCTTCTTCGAAGCGGTTTGATTTCTTCTGA